A single Populus nigra chromosome 13, ddPopNigr1.1, whole genome shotgun sequence DNA region contains:
- the LOC133671342 gene encoding protein COBRA-like → MSFLSKSTVLLLFVLCCTSFTSTEAYDALDPNGNITIKWDVVNWTPDGYVAVVTIYNYQQYRHIEAPGWLLGWTWANNEVIWSIFGGQTTEQGNCSRFKGNIPRCCKKSPTVVDLSPRTPHNQKIANCCKGGLISSMVQDPANAASSFQLSVGSAGNTNKTVRIPKNITLNTPGPGYTCGPAKIVRPSKFLSADKRRITQALMTWNITCTYSHFLTHKAPTCCVSLSSFNNKAIAPCPASSCGRRKNNTVSRGCVDPKSPHVPGHKNIITPLVQCTSHMCPIKIQWHLKLNYKDYWRVTIRITNLNYHMNYTQWNLIVQHSNFDNLTQVFGSKYEALTSLSTTNDTAMLWGIKHYNDVLMQAGRYGKVHLELLFRKDKATFTSKKGWAFPQRIYFNGDSCVMPPPDAYPLVA, encoded by the exons ATGAGTTTCCTCTCAAAATCAACTGTTCTGCTCCTGTTTGTGCTTTGCTGCACCAGCTTCACTTCAACAG AAGCCTATGATGCTCTTGATCCAAATGGGAATATTACAATCAAATGGGACGTTGTGAACTGGACTCCTGATGGCTATGTA GCTGTCGTCACAATCTACAACTACCAGCAGTATCGCCACATCGAAGCACCGGGTTGGTTACTAGGATGGACATGGGCAAATAATGAGGTAATATGGAGCATTTTTGGAGGCCAAACAACAGAGCAAGGAAATTGTTCAAGATTCAAAGGTAACATTCCACGTTGCTGTAAGAAGAGTCCAACAGTTGTAGATTTATCGCCGAGAACTCCTCACAACCAAAAGATTGCAAATTGCTGCAAAGGGGGATTAATCAGCTCGATGGTGCAAGATCCAGCTAATGCAGCAAGCTCATTCCAGCTCAGTGTGGGTTCAGCTGGAAATACCAACAAAACAGTCAGGATACCTAAGAACATCACTCTGAATACACCAGGACCTGGTTATACATGTGGTCCTGCAAAAATTGTTAGACCTTCTAAATTTTTATCTGCAGATAAAAGGAGAATCACACAAGCTTTGA TGACCTGGAATATTACATGCACATACTCACATTTCCTGACTCACAAGGCTCCTACTTGCTGTGTCTCTCTCTCATCTTTCAACAACAAGGCAATAGCTCCCTGCCCGGCATCTTCTTGTGGCCGCAGAAAAAACAATACAGTTTCAAGGGGTTGTGTGGA TCCAAAATCACCTCATGTTCCAGGCCACAAGAACATCATCACGCCTCTTGTCCAATGCACGAGCCATATGTGCCCAATCAAAATTCAATGGCATCTTAAGCTCAACTACAAGGATTACTGGAGAGTTACGATCAGAATTACAAATTTGAATTATCATATGAACTATACACAATGGAACTTAATTGTTCAGCACTCCAATTTCGACAATTTGACGCAGGTTTTCGGCTCTAAATACGAAGCATTAACTTCTCTTTCAACTACTA ATGATACTGCCATGCTGTGGGGAATCAAGCACTACAACGACGTGCTGATGCAAGCTGGTCGTTATGGTAAAGTTCATTTAGAGTTGCTTTTCCGAAAAGACAAGGCAACTTTTACTTCCAAGAAGGGCTGGGCCTTCCCTCAGAGAATCTATTTCAATGGCGATAGTTGTGTCATGCCTCCTCCGGATGCCTATCCCCTGGTGGCCTAG